Sequence from the Camelus dromedarius isolate mCamDro1 chromosome 12, mCamDro1.pat, whole genome shotgun sequence genome:
GTATCGAATCTGGATCCCTTGTTTTCCTTAGAATTAATAGTTGCTGTgactagaagaaaagaaaacagaacaaaaagtaGGCACTtagtgcttttaaaatacattgtaataaaatgtaacaaaaataaaagctaaaccATTCCACGCAAGGGCTGAATATGAAGTACGAATGGATACGAATGCGAACGTGGGATGAGCGGGAATCTAGGCACAGAAGGCTGCTCTCCGGCTGATTTTGTGTCTCGCGACTGCCTGGCTGCAGCTTTAGGAAACCCCCCGTGCCTGCAACCCTAAGATCTTACTGTGGGGCTGGACTTGGACAGCCTGCCAAAACCTCGGAGGCAGCAAGATTTGGGAGTTTTCTTCCTGATGAATCCTCTTAAAATTTCATGCCTTAAACAAAATAGGTCTGGGTAACGGCTGCAATCCTTGAATCTGATCCAATTTGAGTTTCTAACTGAAATCCCTCCTTTTGAGTCAATTGGGAATTCTTAACTATTTTGATTTTACTGCGTCAAGAACCTCTGAGACATGAAGGGTGCCTTCAGTGCATCAACTGTACTAAGAAAGAAGATACACCACATGAAGCAGGAGCATACAAACATACACGAGAAACCATAATGCCTGCTATTCGTTCTGAGAAATGTAATCACTGGCTTTTAATCAGAACTTCAGCTTTGGGTAACTTAAAAGAGAATCTTCTTAAGGTCTTTGAATTCATGGTTTGACAGGCATtgtattttaaacaaatgcaaaaaaagagCTGAGACTGATGCTACATATGTGATTATATCTAATACCATGGACATATGTCTACGGCACAAGTGAATTAAAACAAAGTTCACTGTGATTTAGATTTAGGAAACATGTCGGCTGAGCCTGCATAATTCCTTTCTAGAATGACATACAAAGAGTTAAAGGTATGACAGATTTTCAAACCATGCAAAATAAAATCCCCCGTGAGGATGAATTATTTACTTGCAGGTGGATCTCACACAGTCATTATTTGGCATGGTTAAACtggaaactaattttttaaaagggacaAGATTACTACGTCAACTGGACTCTTCTCCTGATCCTTACCGCTAATTCATTTAGGAAATAAGAAATAGTTgtcatatttctgtattttcacagaaTGGAATGAGGTAATTAGGCATTTAACAACTATTTTCAGCACAGAAAAAATTTTATACGTACTtgttacaggtgaagaaacagaagtCACTGAACTGTTGTGGGCTGTGGTCACTGTGGATGTGGACATCCGGGAAGTGTTGTGCGAAGCACTTGTTATCTTGGGCGTAGACCTTGCAGTGGTAGAAGTCTTGTTTGTTGAGATCGCTGGTGGTGTCGTTTTAGACGTTGTGGGTTTCAAGGTGGTGGTTGTCTTGTTCTTTGAAGAAACTGGAACTGATGATTTTGCTGTGGGTTTCAAGGTGGTGGTTGTTACGTTCTTTGAGGAAACTGGAGTTGTTGATGACGGTTTCATGGGCAAGGTGGAGGACTCATTTGTGTGGCTGAGAGGCACCTGTGGGGTGCTCCCTGCAAGAACATTAAGAAACATTCAAGCTGCAGCTCTGACTCAGGGAATTAAGATTCCGCATCCCTGACTTTCATGGCCACAAAGGAAAAGGTCTAACCGACAGCAGCAAGAAAGATACTTCGCACTATATAGCAACAAGCCATAAAACGTCTCAAACAGGAGGAGCCACGCCTGGATTGATACAGTTAGGAATTTTTGTAAACgtactggggtgggggtgggaccaGCTCAGAAGACTGAGCTCCTTCAATACAGGGACAACGTCTAACCATCTCTGTGTCTGAACACTGAACCATACTTCACGTCACTCATACTAGTTGAAAGGATGATTAAACCAAAGGATGTTTAAAGTTTCTCTGCCACGTTCTTCTAAAAAGCTCTGAGGGTAAAGAGTAGCTGCACGTTTCTAACCCCCCAGACAGGATGTGAGCATGACTGAGGCATTTTCTGGAAGAGTAAAGCCCGCTTCCCACAGTGCAGCAGAAAGTGAAGTAACACCGTAGAATGTGGCTAGCTGGAAATCGCATACTGGTGGATAATAATTTTCCATCGTTGGAAAggtatttctaaaaattacttctGAAAGCTTTAAAAATCCAAAAGCCAGTTTTGTAAGGGAGAATCATtggtattaatttaaaataaataacttgaaataaataaataaaaatatgcccTATGCCCCCCAAATAAGTAATACATACCTATTTGTAAAATGCCCTATGCCCAAAAGCAAACCTTTCTGTCTTAACAATATTCTTTCATACCCTATCTTCACTGTAACACCACAACTTAACTGATGCTTACAGCTGAAGATACTTTAGTTATTATAATTTAGTACACACTGTCTAGGGAATGAGAAATATCTCTTTGCCCTATTAACACGCTgtaatttatttctgtatttgtttcctagtctcaaagtttctttgcaggttTGGTGGTTTGTGATGCTGCCTACATACTCCCGTTTTAGTCTTTACGGCCAAGTACTCAAATGGAAAGCGCAAAGCCCTGGCTTGCCTTCTCCTTCCCGCAGTGATGGCGGCCCCAGGCCTGCGGGCTCCCTGTTCCACACACCAAAACTGATACTTCGTGTATTATCATCCTGTCTTCCACAATTACTCTGGGCTTTTTATTCAAAGacttcaaatgtttattttcaattttacagGCCAGAATGCTATcgtaataaaattaaatacaggaAAGGACCATAGTTTGTATTGTATCTTTAGAACAGAATAATCTTTGCAGAGTGAAACAATGAATACAAAGCTGCTTTTGGATTCCACGCAGCCTACTCCCTTCTCCCGGACATAAAAAGACATTCTTCAGAGATACTGTACAAAGTCACATGGGCAAAACATGTGGAACTGTCACAGGTTAGTTCTTTACTAAGAAAATCTAAATGCAAGCAAGTTTTGTATTAAAGTGTGTTTCATGATGTTTAAATGTGTTAACTGCCATAAAGATGCTCACCAAACTTGGGAGAAGGATGGATGAACAtggtgagaacttcaacaaagagaaaataaaagaaagtatcaaacagaagtcacagagctgaagaatacaataactgaactgaagAATACACTGAAGAGGTTCAAAAGCAAACGAGATGAAGCaggagaaagaatcagtgaactcaaAGGACTTATGGGATGATAttgcattacaggggtcccagaaagagagaaaggggcagaaaatttattgaaagaaataatggctgaaaatacCCCCAATTTGGGGAAGGACAGATATCTAGATCAAGagctaaaggagttcatcacTAAACTtgtcttacaagaaatgttaaagggacttctttaagctgaaaCAAGAAGATGTTAATCAGTAACAGAGAAACATATGAAAGActaaatctcactggtaaaggtaagattCAAAATAATCTAATGTAAAGGTAGTGGATTAATCACTTATAGAGCTAATATGGAGATTAAAACATAAAAGTAGTAAAAAATAACTGTACAATAATTAGTTGAAAGAATACAcaagataaaaagatgtaaatgtGACATCAAAAAACATAAGATGCAGGGGGGGGAGAGTAAAACTGCAAAACTTTAGAATGTCTTCAAATTTAAGTTGTTGCAACTTAAATAAAACAGCCTCATAAACAAGTTGTTATATGTAAGTTTCATGGtaaccaaaaaggaaaacacCTATAGTAAATACACTaaagataagaagatagaaatctaAGCAAACCACTCAAGTACGTCATCAAACTTCAAGAgaagagaacaagaaaagaaagaaatcgaGGAACTACAAAATAGCCAGaacacaattaacaaaatggcgaTAAGTCCAtgtttatcaataattactttaaatgtgaaCAGACTATAAATTCTCCAATTGAAAGACACagagtggatgaatggataaacaaacaacATCTAtttatatgctgtctacaagagactcacttcagatatAAGGACACACAGAGACTGAAAGAGAGGGAATGGAAAAACATACTCCCTGCAAACGGAAataaaagaaagctggggtagcaatacttatatcagacaaaggagactttaaaacaaagactataacaagagacaaagaagggcattatataatgataaaggggtcaaccaaataagaaaatatttgtaaatatttatgtacccaacataggaacacctgaatatataaagcaaatattaacatctaaagggagaaaaaggcagcaatataataataatgagggACTTCAATACTCCACTTACACCAATGGATAAAtcacccagacagaaaatcaataaggaaatgttAGCTTTAAATGGCATGTTAGAACATACAGACTTAACAGATATATACAGAATATTCCACccaaaaagcaacagaatacacatcattctcaagtgcacgtggaacagtCTCCAGGCTAGATCATGTCAGGCCAGAAAAAAAGTCTTAGCAAAGTTAAGACTAAAGtcatatcaaacatcttttccaaccacaatagtatgaaactagaaatcaattagaaagaagaaaactggaaaatgcacaaatatgtggagactgaacatgctactgaacaaccaatggatcaaagaagaaatcaaagagaaagttaaggaaaaaaccttaagataaatgaaaatggaaatacagcacACCAAAGCttataggatgcagcaaaagtagttctaatAGGGAGGTTCACAGCTGTAAatgcctacctcaggaaacaagaaaaatctcatatAAACAACCTGACTTTACAcctaaaaaaactcaaaaaagaataacaagcaaagctcaaagttagtagaagaaatgaaataacaaagatcagagtaggaaaatgaaattaagactaaaaagacaataggaAAAACCAATGAAATTAAGAGATGgctctttgagaaaataaaaaatgacaaacttTCAGCTagactcaccaaaaaaaaaaaaaaaaaaaaaaaaagagacagagagagacagagagagagagagagagagaagtcaaaGTCAGAAATGAGAGAGACGTCACacctgataccacagaaatacaaaggaattCCAGAGATCagtatgaacaattatatgctaaTAAACTGGACAAGCTAGAAGATATGGATAAATCCTTAGAAACataaaaactttcaaaactgaatcatgaagaaatagaaaatctgggCAGACCAATTactaaggagattgaatcagcaGTCAAAAACCTcctaacaaacaaaaatataggaaaagaCCGATTCATTGGCAAATTCTGccaaatattcaagaaaaattaataccaattctaaaacttttccaaaaatagaaaagatgagaagacttccaaatttatttttatgagtcAGCAtcgccctgataccaaaaccagacaccAATgtcacaataaaagaaaattacagacctgcactcctgatgaacacagatgcaaaacccTCAACGAAACATTATCAAAATGCATTCAGTAATACACAAGAATCATACATCATAgtcaagttggatttattccagggatgcaaggatggctcaATACCTGCAAATCCATCAGTGCtgtataccacattaacaaaaggaaggctAAAATCCATACGAATATCTCagtagatgcaaaaaaagcacTTAAGgaaattcaacaaccatttatgataaaaagtctCAGCAAAGTGGGTACAGAAGGAATGTATCTCAATGTAATAAAGGCCATacatgacaagcccacagctaacatcatgctcaacagtgaaaagctgaaagcttttcctctaaaatcagcaACAAGGACGCCCATTCTCACCGCTTTTGTTCAATGTAGTatttgaagtcctagccagagccattagacaagaaaaaggagTCAAAGGCATCCaaatggagaggaagaagtaaaattgtcactgtttgcagatgacatggcattatatacagaaaaccctaaagacttcaCAAAACactgttagaactaatacatTCAGTAAGgcttcaggatacaaaatcaatacacaaaaatctgttgcatttctatacactgatAACAAAAGatcacaaagagaaattaaggaacctatcccatttacaactgcataaaagagaacaaaatgccaaggaatacatttaaccaaggaggtgagaaacctgtacactgaaaactgtaagctACTGATGAAAGGAACTAAGGaagacacaaatggaaaaatattctctgctcatgaactggaagaatattgttaaaatatttacccaaagcaacctacagactCCATGCAATCTCTAAAAAATTCCCATGGTATTTTTCACCAAAATAGAactaataatcctaaaatttgcatggaaccacaaaagaccctgaatagtcagAGAATCTTGAGAAAGATGGAGGTATCATGCTTTCTGAGTTTAAACTATATTATGAAGCTTCAGAAATCgtaacagcatggtactggcataaaaacagacacacataacaacagaacagagagcccagaaacaaaccacactatatggtcaattaatgtaTGACAAACAATTCAAggatacacaatggggaaaggataatctcttcaataaatggtgatgggaaaactggacagccatatgcaaaagaatgaaactgcatcactatcttacaccatacacaaaaaattaactcgaAATGGATTGAAAGACTTGATAGTACCTAACGGAAAACCTGCAATCATAAAACATCTCAGAGAAAACAGGTGGTAAAGTCCCTGACATAAGTCTTGGCTGTGATTTTGGGATCTGATACCAAAAGTAAAGataacaaaagcaaagataaacaagcGGGACTACatcaaaactaaaatatttctgcacagcaaaggaagccatcagctaaatgaaaaggcaacctactgcaTGGGAGACAATATCTGCAGATCATGTATCTGttaaggggttagtatccaaattatataaagaagTCATATAACTCAACAGCAAGAAAATCaacaatctcatttaaaaataggcagagaacCTGAGCacatatttttgcaaagaagacacagatggcCGGCAGatacatgaaaaagtgttcaacatcactaatcatgaggggaatgcaaatcagaactgcaatgaggtatcacagcCGTCAGaagtggctattatcaaaaagacaagaaacaaaaagTGTTGGTAAAGATGAGGAGCCTTTGTGCATTCTTGGTGagaatgcaaactggtgcagccactatgtaaaacagtatggaggttcctgaaaaaattaaaaatagaccgACTATATGATCCAGCCAGTCCACGCCTGGGTATTTATCTCCCCCAAAATGagaacactaacttgaaaagatacatatatatgcactgACATGTTTATTcctgcattatttacaacagccaagatatggagcaGCCTAAGTGTCCTTTGATGAGAGAATGGCTAAAGaggatgtgatacacacacacacacacacacaatggaatactgctcagccattaaaaaaaaatcttgccattGGTGACAAGGATGGAACTTGGcaccattatgctaagtgaaataagtcagacagagaaagataaatactgtacgatgtcacttatatgtggaattaacagaaaaaaatgagctcacatacagagaacagactggtggcgGCAAGAtgtggagaggtgggggtggaggggtttGTAGGCCACAAAGGGTTAAGAGGGCAAAATGtacagttacaaaataaataattcaagggtgactatagttaataatagtatactgaatatttaaaagttactaaGAGAGAACATGTCAAAAGTTCtcattataagaaagaaaaattttgccATGATGCTTGGTGTTGGATGTTAGTGAGGCTTACTGTGGTGGTCATTTTGCCAGTAcatataaatattgaatcattatgctgtatacctgaaactaatataaagttATGTATCAATTATAGCTCTACAAATAAAGGGAATAacctttgcttattttaaaattaagttttatttatacaGCATGTTTATGTAATAAATTAAGTTTCCATATTCCTCCCCCGACCAATTTTGCCACTTAAAAACATGCTTAAGGTTATAAGATCATTCAtaaagcttttttatttatttatgtttttggaaGTTCCTTGTAAATTCAGGTCAGGAAAAGCTACTAATGAGggcagaaatataaattaaaggaATAAGTAATACCtgccatgaaaaaaagaaaaaaaaaactcagagatAAGACACTGATAACACAAATGAGATTATGACCATAAATAAAGTCTTCCTGGCACACAGCCACTCTCATTCACTCACGTATTGTCTGCTGCAGGGCAAGGGCAGACGTGAGTCGAGTTGCCATAGAAACCAGATGGCCTTGAAagccacaaatatttactaccaggcccttcacagaaaaaaattcactgaTTTCTGACACAGGTTGTAGATTTGTTTACTAAGTGTTGACAGTCCGTGAAGGCTCCTGTAGGAATCAAACCCAAGAAATTACATGCCAGGAGACTCTTGCCTAACAGAAGAGTGTGTGGTTTCACGCCATTATTGAGGTAACTACAGCCTAGGAAACACTCACCTTGTCATAAACTTTTTTCCTCGGGAAAGCACCCACAGCACATGTAGCTCGGAGCAGTGTAACTCCCTGGTGTTCCTCCCAAGATACGCTAGTTGCAAAACGTACTTCCAGGCCTCTGAATGGGAAGACTCATGGCAGGGCAGtggtccccagccccagctgcacaCAGAGACACCTGCGTCAGGGGCCACCGCAACATTCCTATTTAATTGCTCTGGGGTACTGCCTAGGTGATTATAATGTGCTGGATTATTAGCTGTAGCAACCCAGTTTATAAACTAGGAATTATCTACCAAAAGTGATTACTTTGGTTTTTAAACCAGTTACTTGTGGCCAGTCATTCAGCAGAACCAGTTACACAGCACAGTCGCTCTCAGATAATGACAACATGATGCCATCTGTCTACAGACAGTGCTCATCTATTTACTGTAATGGGAAGTAAGCATCTAACTTCTTCTAGATGGTACAAAATtatgaagaaacattttaaacagaaagGGGACAAAGAGGAGGACGGGGCAAGATACATATATCTCTTTCACTCAACTGTAAATTACCGTCTGAACCATTAAGAGATCTCAGCGAACACTGGCTCTTGCATTAGTACTGAgacataagttttttttttttcctttttaaataagcatCTCAGGTAGTTTAGCCCACAATGTCATTCCCAACCAGAGGCAAAGGCTAAAACAGTCCATATGACCTGTAAATGTTCTGCACTGTCTGTCCCTGGCAGTTTTTCCACAAGGTGGTAAGCATGACAACAGTGGTCAGGAGACGAGTAATGGTGCTTAGTGTCTGTCTGCTCTTGGACTAAAAGACTCATTTGCAAGGCCCAGGCCTGTAGGAAACGGGCATTGTTTCAAACGGAATTTATACAGTGAAACTAAAGGAGCTATAATTTAGGAGGTTTAAAAAGTTGCCCTATGAAAAATGGGGTACACAGTGACCCCAAAATAACCACACTTGTAGAAATGATGAAGGTGAGTAAGTTAGAAAGGATGAGTGCCTCTGTCTGGAGTGGCCATGGCGTTGGGACATTTTCCCTGGAAGATCTACTGGGCTTAAGCTTAATAAACTGGAGTTTAATATGAGGGAAAACTTTTAGATCCAGGGCCCTGTCTGAGAACAACTGGGGATCCAAAGTAGATAAGTTTTCTATTGCTacgtaacaaagtaccacaaagtcagtggcttaaaacaccatTTATAAGCTCCCAGTTGC
This genomic interval carries:
- the TMEM123 gene encoding porimin, yielding MGVGSRGFLAALALGVVLVIALLKMVADSTDLDGSQGTKKSLLTEDSNATRTGSTPQVPLSHTNESSTLPMKPSSTTPVSSKNVTTTTLKPTAKSSVPVSSKNKTTTTLKPTTSKTTPPAISTNKTSTTARSTPKITSASHNTSRMSTSTVTTAHNSSVTSVSSPVTITATINSKENKGSRFDTGSFVGGIVLTLGVLSFLYIGCKVYYSRRGIRYRTIDEHDAII